A window of Elusimicrobiota bacterium contains these coding sequences:
- a CDS encoding SGNH/GDSL hydrolase family protein: protein MEKVFFKENETILFQGDSITDCSRNKENGSSLGGGYAMFTSAWLMAKYPQYNLKFINRGISGHRTKDLVDRWDKDCIDLKPDWLSILIGINDTWRRYSENDPTSAEQFEKEYRILLDNVLAKLSVKLIMCEPFVLHCTDDLKLWREDLNPKIKIVRKLAKEYNAILIPLDKIFQKACKLQSPNYWAGDGVHPTLAGHALIAQSWMKYSGLK from the coding sequence ATGGAAAAAGTATTTTTTAAGGAGAACGAGACAATTCTTTTTCAGGGTGACAGTATTACAGATTGTAGCAGGAATAAGGAGAATGGCAGCAGTCTGGGTGGCGGGTATGCAATGTTTACTTCAGCGTGGTTAATGGCAAAATATCCGCAGTATAATTTAAAATTTATAAATCGCGGAATAAGCGGGCATAGAACAAAAGATTTAGTTGACCGCTGGGATAAGGATTGCATAGATTTAAAACCCGACTGGCTCTCCATTTTAATAGGTATCAATGATACATGGAGACGGTATTCAGAAAACGATCCGACATCTGCTGAGCAGTTTGAAAAAGAATATCGTATTTTACTGGATAATGTTTTAGCAAAATTAAGCGTAAAATTAATTATGTGCGAACCGTTTGTCCTGCATTGTACTGATGATCTGAAATTATGGCGGGAAGATTTAAATCCTAAAATAAAAATAGTCCGCAAACTTGCTAAGGAATACAACGCAATATTAATACCATTGGACAAGATTTTTCAGAAAGCGTGCAAGTTGCAATCTCCAAACTACTGGGCAGGAGACGGAGTACACCCAACACTGGCAGGACACGCATTAATCGCACAATCCTGGATGAAATATTCAGGCTTAAAATAA
- a CDS encoding outer membrane beta-barrel protein, translating into MIFYSGISSYFAKETPNEIAKVQNYSYYSKEVTLDKGKEDGIRSRQLYNVYNKENEKIAKIAITAVSQTTSVGKIMRRYNKKIPSKDDVLKYTGNRMKTCEIGGTGLLYGFPGGSMFSLAGGSAGGEGGAGYYEYKGISGLGFRVGLGYFEDTNGGWSNQYSEKIFYSYPILCKYHFFNDTNFSPYVGLGITYNEITIATTDKINDLIVGSNSKTYSGFVPTTNIGFNIYALRTFQFGLDYQYLLRVKNKYNNTYFAILSAQVSVNW; encoded by the coding sequence ATGATTTTTTATTCTGGTATTAGTTCGTATTTTGCAAAAGAAACTCCTAATGAAATAGCAAAAGTTCAAAATTATAGTTATTATAGTAAAGAGGTAACTTTAGATAAAGGAAAAGAAGATGGTATTAGAAGCAGACAGTTGTACAACGTATATAATAAAGAGAATGAAAAAATTGCAAAAATCGCGATAACAGCTGTTTCGCAAACTACTTCGGTTGGAAAAATAATGAGAAGGTATAACAAAAAAATACCAAGTAAAGATGATGTGTTAAAATATACTGGGAATAGAATGAAAACATGTGAAATAGGTGGAACTGGTTTATTGTATGGATTTCCAGGTGGCTCAATGTTTAGTTTGGCAGGTGGTAGTGCAGGTGGTGAAGGAGGAGCAGGTTATTATGAGTATAAAGGAATATCTGGATTAGGTTTTAGAGTTGGATTGGGTTACTTTGAAGATACAAATGGCGGATGGAGTAATCAATATTCTGAAAAAATATTTTATTCTTATCCAATATTATGTAAATATCATTTTTTTAATGATACAAATTTTTCACCATATGTTGGGTTAGGAATAACTTACAATGAAATAACAATTGCTACAACAGATAAAATAAATGATTTAATTGTCGGTAGTAATTCTAAGACTTATAGTGGATTTGTTCCAACTACCAATATTGGTTTCAACATTTATGCTCTTAGAACATTTCAATTTGGATTAGATTACCAGTATTTGTTACGCGTTAAAAATAAATACAACAATACATATTTTGCTATATTGTCAGCACAGGTTAGTGTTAATTGGTAA
- a CDS encoding rhomboid family intramembrane serine protease, producing the protein MIKGFAVNLNNPSILSIISSIFLHANIEHLLSNMLALYVIGSVVEKRFKPVNYVEAYIIFGVIGAYSEVIYHYIAARGVEEYALGASGAISGLGGLAIVLCSSTYQLYGFEKPIIFFRFSTWASLSTGKQTIPFEWHLSFLIMLFQMFIINVMVATSLTKSELLNNKVGIYAHMGGWIGGIILAFLIRFSPKGKGEYYKTLARRKFLAGDWWTAGELLDKANTLLPADPLIALWQARYFQIIGDADNCFKHFKKASQLFNIAGDKKKAKEINEEIENVIVATPDVCLKRFLNMKVQGFEEKGI; encoded by the coding sequence TTGATTAAAGGTTTTGCTGTTAACCTCAATAACCCATCAATTCTATCTATAATTTCCTCTATCTTTTTGCATGCTAATATAGAACACTTGCTAAGTAATATGTTGGCTTTGTATGTAATAGGATCTGTGGTTGAAAAAAGATTTAAGCCGGTAAATTATGTGGAAGCATACATAATTTTCGGTGTTATTGGCGCTTATAGTGAAGTGATTTATCATTATATTGCTGCTCGCGGAGTTGAAGAATATGCATTAGGCGCTTCAGGCGCAATTTCCGGATTAGGTGGTCTGGCAATAGTTTTATGTTCCTCGACATATCAACTTTATGGTTTTGAAAAACCAATAATATTTTTTAGATTTTCAACTTGGGCGTCATTAAGTACTGGCAAACAAACCATTCCTTTTGAATGGCATCTTTCTTTTTTAATCATGCTTTTTCAAATGTTTATTATAAATGTTATGGTAGCCACTAGTCTTACAAAATCAGAATTACTAAATAATAAGGTTGGTATTTATGCTCACATGGGCGGTTGGATTGGAGGTATAATTTTAGCATTTTTAATTAGATTCTCACCTAAAGGGAAAGGAGAATACTATAAAACCCTTGCCCGGCGTAAATTTTTAGCAGGTGACTGGTGGACAGCAGGAGAGTTGCTGGATAAAGCAAATACTCTTTTACCTGCTGATCCATTGATTGCGCTTTGGCAGGCACGCTATTTCCAAATTATTGGGGATGCAGATAATTGTTTCAAACATTTTAAGAAGGCTTCGCAATTATTTAATATAGCAGGGGATAAAAAAAAGGCTAAAGAGATTAACGAAGAGATTGAGAATGTAATTGTCGCAACCCCTGACGTATGTCTAAAGCGATTTCTTAATATGAAAGTTCAAGGATTCGAGGAAAAAGGTATTTAA
- a CDS encoding intein-containing RctB family protein, with amino-acid sequence MTQCPLKKVDDYRWKIEKTGAMNTEGLIFASEKMVSNICNDNATQQVANVAALPGILGKSLAMPDIHWGYGFPIGGVAAFSLNDGVISPGGIGYDINCLSGDTKVLHELGFTLRIKDYEQIWQKEKIVCIDFNKDTSLTTNIEKFLKFKPKNRVYKIKTKSGLEIIATEDHPFYTEDGMIPVSNLKEDKEVAVYNFKGVTYEKPSDDIIVDEKDVERKLLELCKVRGNTIKQVMNQLKKRNLLPLKYNSPQLPYLLKIMGYVFGDGNIHFVGKTGKGVTSFYGEKENLEKIRDDIFVFGYECSKVYQRQRNHKIKTLYKEYSFQTIESCCMSRSSSLAILLILLGTPVGNKTLQNYSVPEWIFKATLWQKRLFLAAFFGAEMSSPKTLTKHGYNFYLPTVSMNKNENYLDSGRTFLEQIAELLNEFDVETNTISCRMEYIGKEKKKSHRFRLQLSNQYKTLINLYSKIGFEYNQKRQFLANVAVNYLQEKEKLVIKREKIAQYALSLKKQGLSAGNIYDMLEQNDREFVNFRFIERSVYEGRKGSPRVAFKFYEFDEFVKQKTSGLGTSGMVWDKIMSKEEIKFNDYVYDFTVSHHHHNFIANNFVVSNCGVRLLRTNLSKKDISKHIKNLVAGFFTNIPSGVGSTGKLNLSTQEVKSVLEKGAKWATDKGFGEKSDLESIEEKGMLNGADSSNVSKRAIERGQEQLGTLGAGNHFLEIQEVVEVYDESISQKLGIFLGQITIMIHTGSRGLGYQVCDDYIKVMLSAARKYGINLPDKQLACAPVLSDEGKKYFSAMASAANYAFANRQIITHWIRETFMKILSKSPNDLGLETVYDVAHNIGKFEEHFGKKIFIHRKGATCSFPGIPVLIPGTMGTASYVLVGTEQALKETWGSTCHGAGRVMSRTQALRGLRGNELAKQLEGEGIVVQAKEWKTLAEEAPTAYKDVNLVVDVCHKAGISKKVAKMKPLGVVKG; translated from the coding sequence ATGACACAGTGTCCTTTAAAAAAGGTTGATGATTACAGGTGGAAGATTGAGAAAACAGGGGCCATGAATACCGAGGGGCTTATTTTTGCTTCTGAGAAAATGGTTTCTAACATTTGTAATGACAATGCTACCCAGCAGGTTGCGAATGTTGCTGCACTACCGGGAATACTTGGAAAATCACTTGCTATGCCTGATATCCACTGGGGTTATGGTTTCCCTATCGGCGGTGTTGCAGCGTTTAGTCTCAATGATGGTGTAATTTCTCCTGGTGGGATTGGTTACGACATAAATTGTCTTTCGGGTGATACAAAAGTTTTACATGAGTTGGGTTTTACATTAAGAATCAAGGATTATGAGCAGATATGGCAGAAAGAAAAAATTGTTTGTATAGATTTCAATAAAGACACTTCTTTAACGACGAATATTGAAAAATTCCTAAAATTCAAACCAAAAAACAGAGTTTATAAAATAAAAACCAAATCAGGTTTGGAAATAATTGCAACGGAAGATCATCCATTTTATACCGAAGACGGAATGATTCCTGTCTCTAATCTTAAAGAGGATAAAGAAGTAGCAGTTTACAATTTTAAAGGTGTTACTTACGAAAAACCTTCAGACGATATAATTGTTGATGAAAAAGATGTAGAAAGAAAACTGTTAGAACTTTGCAAAGTGCGTGGAAATACAATAAAACAGGTAATGAACCAATTGAAAAAGCGGAATTTATTGCCATTAAAATATAATTCGCCGCAACTTCCATATCTTTTAAAGATTATGGGTTATGTTTTTGGTGATGGTAACATCCATTTTGTTGGAAAAACTGGTAAAGGTGTAACATCTTTCTATGGTGAAAAGGAAAATCTTGAAAAAATCAGAGATGATATTTTTGTTTTTGGGTATGAATGTTCAAAAGTTTACCAGAGGCAGAGGAACCACAAAATTAAAACGCTCTATAAAGAATATAGTTTTCAAACAATAGAAAGTTGCTGTATGTCAAGGTCAAGCAGTCTGGCTATTCTTTTAATTCTTCTTGGTACACCGGTTGGGAATAAGACATTACAAAATTATTCGGTGCCTGAGTGGATATTTAAAGCGACTTTATGGCAAAAAAGACTTTTTTTGGCAGCATTTTTTGGCGCTGAAATGTCGAGTCCAAAAACACTGACTAAACATGGTTATAATTTTTATTTGCCTACGGTTTCAATGAATAAAAATGAGAATTATCTTGATAGTGGAAGGACATTTTTAGAACAAATTGCTGAACTACTTAACGAATTTGATGTTGAAACTAATACAATTTCTTGTAGGATGGAATACATAGGCAAAGAAAAGAAAAAATCCCATAGATTTAGGTTACAGTTATCAAACCAATATAAAACTTTAATAAATCTTTATAGTAAAATTGGGTTTGAGTATAATCAAAAAAGACAGTTTTTAGCAAATGTTGCCGTAAATTATTTACAGGAAAAAGAAAAACTTGTTATTAAGCGTGAAAAGATAGCACAATATGCTTTAAGTTTAAAAAAACAGGGTTTAAGTGCCGGGAACATTTATGATATGCTTGAGCAAAATGACAGAGAATTTGTCAATTTTAGGTTTATTGAAAGATCAGTTTACGAAGGTAGAAAAGGCAGTCCGAGAGTTGCTTTCAAATTTTACGAATTTGATGAATTTGTTAAACAGAAAACTTCAGGGTTAGGAACATCCGGCATGGTTTGGGATAAAATTATGAGTAAAGAAGAAATAAAATTTAACGATTATGTTTATGACTTTACGGTTTCTCACCATCACCATAATTTTATAGCAAACAATTTTGTAGTTTCAAATTGCGGCGTCAGGTTACTGCGGACAAACCTTTCTAAAAAAGATATTAGTAAACATATAAAAAATCTGGTGGCTGGGTTTTTTACAAATATTCCGTCAGGTGTTGGTTCAACGGGTAAGTTGAATTTATCAACACAGGAAGTTAAAAGTGTTTTGGAGAAAGGTGCTAAGTGGGCGACTGATAAAGGGTTTGGTGAAAAGAGTGATTTGGAAAGCATTGAAGAAAAAGGAATGCTTAATGGCGCGGATTCTTCCAATGTTTCTAAACGTGCGATAGAAAGGGGACAGGAACAGCTTGGAACACTTGGTGCGGGGAACCATTTTCTGGAAATTCAGGAAGTTGTTGAAGTTTATGATGAAAGTATCTCCCAAAAACTCGGGATTTTCTTGGGGCAGATTACAATTATGATTCACACGGGCAGCCGTGGTCTGGGTTACCAGGTTTGCGATGATTATATTAAGGTAATGCTTAGTGCAGCGAGAAAATACGGGATAAACCTTCCGGACAAACAGCTTGCCTGCGCTCCTGTTCTGTCAGATGAAGGCAAAAAATATTTTTCTGCAATGGCGTCTGCGGCAAATTACGCATTTGCAAACAGGCAGATAATTACTCACTGGATTAGAGAAACATTTATGAAAATCCTTTCAAAATCGCCGAATGATTTAGGACTTGAAACTGTCTATGACGTCGCCCATAATATAGGAAAATTTGAAGAACACTTTGGTAAAAAAATATTTATTCATAGAAAGGGAGCGACTTGCTCATTTCCGGGCATACCTGTTTTAATTCCGGGGACTATGGGAACTGCAAGCTATGTTCTTGTCGGGACTGAACAGGCACTAAAAGAAACCTGGGGAAGCACCTGTCACGGTGCCGGCAGGGTAATGTCAAGAACACAGGCGTTAAGAGGTCTTCGCGGGAACGAACTTGCCAAACAACTTGAAGGTGAAGGAATTGTGGTCCAGGCAAAAGAGTGGAAAACGCTTGCAGAAGAAGCGCCAACTGCATATAAAGATGTAAATTTAGTTGTTGATGTTTGCCATAAGGCAGGAATCTCAAAAAAAGTTGCAAAAATGAAACCATTGGGTGTGGTAAAAGGGTAA
- a CDS encoding PH domain-containing protein translates to MRQKMAEKIRSILSLWSWKHQIPLEKIILKFKPSIVVWLLDYVMAITGWFICRFTASSVSPWIAKQIAVLFKGTRPEWYQTNLTHILYAAGWIFILIAVIYNLRMLTTIYYLTSDELVIFTGLIHRFVIHIPLKQIRTVVCRSSLLGRILLYGTILVDVDGSVGLIFLDNVSLPHRKLKNILIAAKLVKDIK, encoded by the coding sequence ATGCGTCAGAAAATGGCTGAAAAAATTCGCAGTATATTGTCATTATGGTCTTGGAAACATCAAATACCTTTGGAAAAAATAATTTTGAAATTTAAACCTAGTATTGTTGTTTGGTTGTTAGATTATGTTATGGCAATCACTGGTTGGTTTATTTGTAGATTTACGGCTTCTTCTGTATCTCCATGGATAGCGAAACAAATTGCCGTTTTATTTAAGGGAACACGGCCGGAATGGTATCAAACAAATTTAACCCATATTTTGTATGCTGCCGGCTGGATTTTTATTTTGATTGCCGTTATTTATAATTTGCGAATGCTAACTACGATATATTACTTAACTTCCGATGAATTGGTTATTTTTACAGGACTGATTCATAGGTTTGTAATTCACATTCCACTAAAACAGATACGAACAGTGGTTTGTCGTTCAAGTTTATTGGGAAGGATTTTATTATATGGAACCATTTTGGTTGATGTCGATGGTTCTGTAGGATTGATTTTTCTCGATAATGTCTCTTTACCACATCGCAAACTCAAAAATATCCTTATAGCAGCAAAACTTGTCAAAGACATAAAATAG
- a CDS encoding CHAP domain-containing protein, which produces MKNISKYFYFIFFINFFLGCASINYSKDKFWYRKEEGFARKEILRCAYKIKSKDPSYEEKMKIYDPVKDEKIPYIIDCSGFVRAAYTMAGITELEERISKISGASNVVRIWHVLKAQNRIYNKNVKPNKGDLVFFDNTYDRNGNGKVDDTLTHVGIVEKVDGKGTITFIHSSTKRGVIFSLANPHYSNKEKINMQLRKETNKDPKGTKYYSGGLINSFGTIFKVPSK; this is translated from the coding sequence ATGAAAAACATTTCAAAATATTTTTATTTTATATTTTTTATTAATTTCTTTTTGGGGTGTGCTTCTATTAATTATAGTAAAGATAAATTTTGGTATAGAAAAGAAGAAGGATTTGCGAGAAAAGAAATATTGAGATGTGCATACAAAATAAAAAGTAAAGACCCTTCATATGAAGAAAAAATGAAAATTTACGACCCGGTAAAAGATGAAAAAATTCCTTATATAATAGACTGTTCAGGTTTTGTCCGCGCAGCCTATACAATGGCGGGGATTACAGAACTTGAAGAAAGAATATCGAAAATTTCAGGAGCAAGTAATGTTGTCAGAATTTGGCATGTATTAAAAGCACAAAATAGAATATATAATAAAAATGTAAAACCGAACAAAGGTGACTTAGTGTTTTTTGATAATACTTATGATAGAAACGGCAATGGAAAAGTTGACGATACTCTTACCCATGTAGGAATTGTTGAAAAAGTGGATGGTAAAGGAACTATAACATTTATACATAGTTCAACTAAAAGAGGCGTAATCTTTTCACTTGCCAACCCGCATTATTCAAACAAAGAAAAAATAAATATGCAATTAAGAAAGGAAACAAATAAAGACCCAAAAGGAACAAAATATTATTCCGGCGGGTTAATAAATTCTTTTGGAACAATATTTAAGGTACCGTCAAAATAA